From the Sphingobium yanoikuyae genome, the window TAATCAGGCCTGACTTGTCTGCTACTGGCGACTAACCCTATGTCCATGAGTGGCCGCTTCTGGTCGACAGCCGTCAGGCTGCTACGCAATGCACCTGTCGGCATATTGCTAACAAATCTGCGCCATAGGACGGGACGATCACCAGTAACTGAGCTTCCCCGCGTTCGATCCGCTCTACTTGCCCTTTTACAAAAGAGGCGTGTTTCTCGTGATATTGCGGGGCCGCAGTCGGATGTGGCGGCTCATAGAGCCGATCAAGGGCATCGGCGCTCAGCAAGCACCCTCCGATAATATCGACGTGCGATATGATATTGCCCTGCCGAAAATCATCGATTTGCAGCGCCTCAAGGCCTTCAAGGATCAAATTGAAATCTGCGCCATCCACTTGCTGCAAGTAGAGCGTAGCGCCACCTTCGTGCACCTTTAACCCTGTCACGTATCCATCGTGGAAATTCGGGATAGACTGTATCATTTACTGAGCTTAGCCTCGGATCCGCAGTGTCCGCAATTGGGCGAGCGTCGAGGCGATGCGAATGACAAAAAATGGTCGTTTGCCGACCGTCTGATCTGTCTACCCGACCTAGAAGGCTTCCGCGATCCCGAAATAGAAGGCGGCGCCGTCCTTGCCCCAGGCAATGTCGGCCCGCAGATTCACATTGGCTTCCTTAGAGGCGAGATAGCGTAGGCCGAAACCGCCGGCCGGCAGCATCTTGGTGTGTTTCCAGATATCCTTGCCGCTGCGCGCAATGCCGCCGATGCCGCCGAAGGCTACCATGCCGATCTTGCCGAACAGATGCTGGCGCACCTCGCCCTGCAGCGCCCAACTGGCCCGGTCGCGATAGCGGCCGGTCTCATAGCCGCGCAGGTCGCCATTCTGGCCATAGAGGCACAGATCGTAGTAGGGCGCGCCGTCCGATGCCTCGCACAGCGTCTTGCGCACCACCAGCACGGTTTCGCGCCCCAGCGGGAAATAGCCATTGCCCGCAATCTGCAGCTTGTGATGGGTGAAGTCGCTGCCCAGCCAGTCGGCGCCATAGGTCAGTGAACCGGTGGTATAGACGCCCTTGCGCGGATCGACCGGATTGTTGCGGCTGTCGAAGGTGAAGGAGGGGCCGAGCATCGCAATCTGGCTGTGCCGTTCGATCGCGGGTGGCGTCAGGTTCGGATGATTGGGCAGCGGCAGCGAAACGCGGGCGTTCATGTCGAGATAATAGAGGCGCGCGCCGAAGGAGAGGTGGCGCAGGAAGCCCTTGCTGAAGATCTGATATTGGGTGTCGATCATGGCGGCGAAGGCCTTGTCGCGCAGCTTGATCGACAGGTTGGATGCGCCGGCATTGGCGCCGATGCCATAGAAGCGCAGATTGGCGACGCCATAGCCGGCCCAGCCCTGGAAGCGCAGCCGGTCGTCGGCCAATGTCATGTTGTGCGATGCGCCCAGGCCCCAGCTATCGGTGCTGGTGTAGCCGCCACCAAAGCCGCTGACCCAGGGGCGGGACGATCCGTTGGGATTATAATAGAGCACCGCCGCACCGGCGAGGCCGGTGCCCATCGCCGGATTGGACAGCGGGATCGGCGCGATCACCAGGTCCGGCTTGGTGCTGGGCGGGGGCAGGGCGGCATCGGGCGCGGGTTCCGGTTCGCCGGCCTGCACGCTCTGCGCCTGATCCATGATCTCGCGCGAAGGCGTGTTCTGGGCGGCGGCGGGAAGGGCCATGCCCAGGCACATTATAAGGCTTGGGCCGGCCAGCGCGTGTCGCACGCCATGTCTCCCTGTCATGTCGGACCAGCCTAGAGGAAGGCAGGGGCGGCGCCATCGGGGGAAATGTGCAGGCAAAAGGGGGAAAATACCCACAAGCCAGGCGAGCGCCTTTCCCGCATATTGTCTGCCCGGTCCGAAGGAGCAGGGCGCGGGGCCGGGGGACAGGGGATGATGGCGATGCGAGGAGTGACGCTGCTATCGGTCATGACGCTGGGCGTGGCGGGCCATGCCCGCGCAGAAGAAGTGCCGCCCGTCCCGATCATTACCCAGGTCGCGACCAGCGCCGATCCCGTCAGCGGGACGGCCGACACGCCGATGCCCGTTGCGCCCGCAGAAGGGGCGGTGGAGCCCCCGCCCGAGCGCAGGACATATCCGCTGCTGCCGATCGGCGGGCGGGCGGCGATAGAACGTGGCTATCATATCCAGCGCGCGCTGGGCGCCAGCGGCATGCTGATCCACAATGTTCAGCATATGAACAGCCGGAACCTGGCAGTCGCCATTGCCAAGGGCGATGACCCGCCCGAGGGCGCGTCGCTGCTACAGGTGCCCTTCGTCACGACGACGGAGATGGAAAGCCGGACCAGCAACAGCGAGTTCAAGGCGGATGTCTGGCTGTTTCCTTTTCTCAACCTGTTCGCCGGCATCGGCAAGGTGAAGGGGCATGTCGATGTCGGCGTCGACATCGATCTCGATGCCTTCGTGCCTTTCCCCTTCTGTCGCCCGGCCAAGCCCTGCGGTCATAGCCAGCTGCCCTTCAAGGCGGATGTCGACAACATCTCCTTCACCTTCGGCAGTATCCTGGGTTATGGCAGCAACAGCTGGTTTGCCGCCCTGTCCCTCGCCAAGACGATCAGCGTGGCGAAGAAGGACCGGTCCGACATGCGGATGACCAACATCGCGGCACGGGCCGGCCCGCGCGTCTCGCTGGGCGGCGACACGATCCTGACACCCTATGTCGGCGCCAATTATTTCGACATGGATGTCACCGTGTCGGGACTGGTGCGCAGCGGCCCTTTGTTCGAGGACGGCGATGGTGTCGGCCTGCGCTACAAGGTCGATCTGTCGAGCCGCCGTCCCTGGGCCGGCATCGCCGGCGCCAATCTGGAACTGTCCAGCCATTGGGCGATGCAGGCCGAATATAATCTGGGGCAGGAATCCAACCGCTTCGTGCTGAGCCTGACCTTTCGGCCCTGATCCGTTCGGTCAGAGGGCGAAATGCCCCTTCAGCCAATTGCGCAGCGCCGTGTCAGCTTCGCTGTCAATCTTGACCGCGCTGCCAAGGTCGGGCTGGCCCGGCCAGCCGGCGTCGGTGATGGTCAGGCCGGCCGCGCTGCGTTCCCCGTCATAGCGGGGGATGACGTGGAAATGGACATGCGGGTCGACCATCATCAGCATCAGATAGTTGATCTTCGCATAACCGACCGCGCTGGTCAGCGCAGCCTCGATCGCAGCGGTGACGGTCTTGAGTTCGGCATGGGCGGCGCCCGGCAGGTCGCCGAACGCGGTCGCGTCGCTCTTGGCCGCCAGCACCAGCGATCCCAGCGTCGGCTGGGCCGGGCGCAGCAGCACGACCCAATGGTCGAATTCGGCCACCAGCGTGGCGGGCCAGCCGAACTTGGCGATGGTGGCGTTCATGCGGCGGCTTCCGCTTCGTCCATCCAGCTGACGATCGGCCGGCCGGAGCGGTGGACGATATAGGCCTGCGCCAGACGCACCGCATGGACGACCAGCGAGAGGATGGTCCACCAGGCAAGCGCGATCAGGCCGATGTCGGGCCGGCCGAACAGCAGCGCCACGAACAGGATCACCATGTTCGGGTTGCGGCGCGCGGTGATCAGGCGGAACTGGCTGTCGAACCGGCGCCACACATGGATGTCCATCTTGAAGTCCTTGAGGAACATCCCCTCGATCAGGCGCTGGAGGATATAGCCTGCGATCACGGCGGTCATGATGAAGGTAAAGGTGCCGGCCGACAGGCCCAGCCCCCAATAAGTGAGGCCCGTGCCCCAGAAATACCACCAGAAGGGCGGGTGGACCAGGTCGACGCCATGGTCGATCACATTGCCCCATTTGGACGAAGTGATGGTGCAGCGGGCGAGCTTGCCGTCCACCGTGTCGAGCACCATGAAGATGAAGCCGCACAGGAAGCCGGTCCAGAACAGCCCCTTGGCGAACAGGAAGGTGGCGACCAGGCAGAGCGTCACGCCGATCACCGACACCATGTTCGGCGTCATCTTCAGCTGCGCGGCGATGCGCGTCAGGATCAGCGCCAGTTCGGGCCAGAGATATTTGGTCAGCAGGTCGGTCACGCCCTTATAGGCGCCGAAATAGCTTTGCCGCTCGATCGCCTTGCGGGTCTGGGGCACCAGTTCGCGCACCATCGGCTGTTCCAGCTTGCGCAACTGGCGATTGTAGAGCTTGCGCCCGTCCGACAGGTCGATGAGGTTGCTGGCCTGCATCGGGTCGCTGCCCGCCGGCACCTGGCCGACGATCGGCTGGCCGGCCCAGGCGAACATCGTGCCGGGCGTTTCGAGCACCAGCCGCAGCAGCAGCGGGTCGAAGGCATAGGCGAGGTTGAAGACCAGTTCATGGCCCGGCGCCAGCGTGCTGCCATTCTTGGCCGCGCTTTCCGCCATGCGGCGATTGCGTTCGGCATTGGACATGCCCCAGATCGGGGTCGCGTTCTCGCCAAGCAGGCGAACCGGGCCGAGGGTGGTGCTGATCGTCTGCATCATGCCTGTGCCTTCTGCGCAAAATCGAGGATGAGGGCGGCCTGCCGCTGCGAGGCGGGGACCGGGGAAAGATCGATACTATCCTGCATTGCCGCTTCCTGAGCAGCAACCAGGCCCGGTTGCAAGTCCGCTGCCCGATCGAGCGCGCCCTGAAGCGCATCGGCGCGGTCGATCACCTGGCCCAGACGCCAATGGGCGAAGGCCTGATCCTCGCGCCAGTCATGATGGTCGAGGTTCAGGAAGATGCAGGGGCGGGGGGTGATCAGAAACTCGTAAACCTGGCTCGACACGTCGCCCAGATAGGCGTCGGCGCTGGTCGTGTAGCTCATGTCGATCGAGTGGCGGCTGCCCATGTCGATGCGGATATGGGGGCTGGTGCTGTGGATCGGCGGGATTCGGCGGGCGAGCTTCACATGCGGCGCGATGATGACGTTCCAGCCCTGCAGCGCTTTGAGTGCGGCCATGACCTGCGGCCCGTGCCTGACCCAGGAGGACAGGTCCGGGTCGAAATGCGGATTGTAGAGCAGCACAGGCTTGTCATCGTCGAACAAGGGGCGGCGCGGCGCGCGCAGTTCGAACTTGGCATAGCCGCCGACCAGGCAATTGGTTTCGGTGCAAAGGCCATAGCCGATCATCCGCCGCCGGTCCTTCTCGCCCGCGACGATGGTCAGGTCGAAATCGGCATGGCGCTGCTTGTAGCCGCCGGCCCGGTCGCCCGCGCCATGCTTGATCAGGATCAGGCGGGTGGCAAAGCCGGGCACCCGTTTCAGCCAGGCGCTGGTAATCTCCGTCGTCACCAGCGTTGGGAAGCGGGCGATGGCGCGATAGTTGAGCAGCAGCGTCGCCAGCCGCGAGGGCAGGCGGAACAGGGAGTCGGGCTTGGTGGAGGGGCGACGCAGCTTGATGAGGTCGAGCCGACCTTCGGGATCATAGCTGGCGACCAGATCGAGAATCAGGCGCGAGGGCGAAAGCACATGGACGCGCACATCCGCGCGCTTGCCCAGTTCAAGGGCGGCCGGCAGCCAGTGGAACACCTGCTGCGCTTCGGCGATGGCAAGAAAGGCGATGTCGATTGGCAATGAAGGCGGTCCCCACAGATATTCGCCGCCGCAGGGGCATGACCTGCGTTTGCTTTACTTCGCCCCGCGTCGCAAAGCGAGGGGGGAGCGAAACGAGGTCGCTCTAGCGCGGCTGGCGCGGGACGCAAGCCGAAGCCCCTCTTCGGCAATGATTATTTGCAATCGATTTGCAACAAGGCCCGCCGGGGCAGAATCATGGTCTCAGTGCTGGACCTTTGCAGATTTTTCGTTATGCGGACCCCCATCAGACAGACATCGACGAAGAGGCTCGACGAGCGATGGCCGAATTTGCTTTGCCCAAGAACAGCAAGATCAGCGGCAAGGGCGTGACCCACAAGGCGCCCGAGGGCGCGACCAATGTCCGCAGCTTCAAGGTCTATCGCTACGATCCGGACTCGGGCGAGAATCCGCGCTACGACACGTTCGAGATCGATCTCGACAATTGCGGCCCGATGGTTCTCGACGCGCTGCTGAAGATCAAGAACGAGTATGACTCGACCCTGACCTTCCGCCGTTCGTGCCGCGAAGGCATTTGCGGTTCCTGTTCGATGAACATGAACGGCAAGAACGGCCTGGCCTGCACCACCGCGATCGACGAGTGCGCCGGCAAGCAGGTGCAGATCACCCCGCTGCCGCACATGGACGTCATCAAGGATCTGGTGCCGGACTTCACCCACTTCTACGCCCAGTACAACAGCATCAAGCCCTGGCTGCAAACCGTCAGCCCCGCGCCGAGCGGCAAGGAGCGGCTGCAGTCGCCCGCCGATCGCGAGAAGCTGGATGGCCTCTATGAGTGCATCCTGTGCGCCTGTTGCTCGACCAGCTGCCCCAGCTACTGGTGGAACAGCGACAAGTTCCTGGGCCCGGCGATCCTGCTGCAGGCCTATCGCTGGCTGGCCGACAGCCGCGACGAGTTCACCGGCGAGCGCCTCGACGAGCTGGAAGATCCCTTCCGCCTCTATCGCTGCCACACCATCATGAACTGCGCGAACGTCTGCCCCAAGGGCCTGAGCCCGGCCAAGGCGATCGCGGAGACCAAGAAGATGATGGTCGAACGGCAGCTGTAAGTTGACCAGCGACGGTGTTGCAGGCGGGCGACCGCTGAACGAAGGGAAATGGTCGGGCTGGACCGCCTGGCACGATCCGCATCCTGACACCTTCCTGCAGGCCATCGGCCGCGGCTACATGCGCGGGCTGGGCGAGAAGAAGGCGCATGTCGCGCTGGAAACCCGCACCAGCCACCGCAACCGGCTCGATACGCTGCATGGCGGCTTCCTCGCTGCCTTTGCCGACCATGCCTATTTCGGCGCACTCTGGGCGATGGGGCATCAGGGTCAGGTCAATGGCGTGACCATCGACCTGTCGATGCAATATCTGGGCGCGGGCAAGGTCGGTCCCGACCTGCTGGCCGAGGTGGAATTGCTGCGCGAGACCGGGCGCCTCATGTTCCTGCGCATGCTGATCACCCAGGAGGGCGAGCCGGTCGCGGCGTCCACCGCCACGCTGCGCAAGGCGCCCAAGGCGCAGTGACCAGCGTCATCGCCCGTTATGATGCGCTGGTCGCGGCTGGCGAATTGCGGCCCGACCCGGACCAGCGTGCCGCCGCCGTGCGACTCGACCAGCTTCAGCATGATCTGGAAGCGACGCCGGCGCGTGGCTCGACGCTGTGGAAGCTGCTGCGCAAGCAGCCCGAGCCGCCGCGGGGCCTCTACATGTGGGGCGGGGTCGGGCGCGGCAAGTCGATGCTGATGGACCTGTTCTTCGACACGGTCCATGTGCAGCGCAAGAAGCGCGCCCATTTCCATGAATTCATGCTCGACGTACATGCCCGCCTGGCCGAGGCGCGCAAGTCCGAGTCGGGCGATCCGATCCCGCCGGTGGTCGAGTCGCTGGCCGAAGAGGCGCGGCTGCTCTGCTTCGACGAGATGGTCGTCAACAATATGGCCGATGCGGCGATCATGTCGCGGCTGTTCACGGGGCTGCTGGAAAAGCGGGTGACGATCGTCACCACCTCCAACCGCGAGCCCGACGAACTCTACAAGAATGGCCTCAATCGCCAGCTGTTCCTGCCCTTCATCGACCTCATCAAGGCCAAGCTGGACGTGATGACGCTGAACGGTCCGGTCGATTATCGCCGCGACCGTCTGGGCGACTCGAAGCTGTGGCATGTGCCCAATGGGCCGGAGGCGACCAGGGCGCTGTCGGAGGCCTTTTTCCGCCTGACCGACTTTTCGGTCGAGGATCGGGCCAAGGTGCCCTCGGAGGAGATCGTCGTTCAGGGCGGGCGCACCATGCATGTGCCCAAGAGCCTGAAGGGCGTTGCCGTCTTCTCGTTCAAGCGGCTGTGCGTCGAGGCGCGCGGCGCGCCCGACTATCTGGCGATCGCGCGCAAATATCATACGGTCATCATCGTCGGCATCCCGGTGCTGGGGCCGGAGAAGCGCAACGAGGCGGCGCGCTTCGTCACGCTGATCGACTCGCTCTACGAATATAAGGTCAAATTGCTCGCCTCGGCCGATGCCGAGCCGATGCGACTCTATCCCGAAGGGGATGGGGCGTTCGAATTCGAGCGGACCGTGTCGCGGCTGATGGAAATGCAGTCCGACGATTATCTCGCGCTGGGCCACGGCCCCAAATAAGCGCGGCGCACCCCGTCGTGCGCGCATTTCGCCCTATCGCCGCTTGCGTCGACGTTCATCAGGGCGCAACTTTCTTACGGAAAAACAGACCGGATGCTTCCACTTGGGAAGCATCCGGCAGGCTACCGCTGCAGGGAAGGCTCTAGGTCCAGGGTAGGAGACCAGGAGCGACAGGGTGTGAAAAAGCCTCTAATGCAACTGCGAATGAATTGCAAAGATAATTTGCCATAGGGGGCTTTGTTTGGTTGAAACCCCCACAATATGGGCGTAGGCGCACTGACAATTCCAGAGTTCACATCTTGGAGGATGATTGCATATGGCCCGTAAGAAGATCGCGCTCATTGGCGCTGGCAATATCGGCGGCACGCTCGCGCATCTCGCGGCTCTCAAGGGACTCGGTGACATCGTCCTGTTCGACGTCGTCGAAGGCGTTCCCCAGGGCAAGGCTCTCGACCTGTCGCAGTGCGCCTCGGTCGAAGGTTTCGATGCGAAGATCACCGGTTCCAACGACTATGCCGATATCGCGGGCGCGGACGTCATCATCGTCACCGCCGGTGTCGCCCGCAAGCCGGGCATGAGCCGCGACGACCTGCTGGGTATCAACCTCAAGGTCATGAAGGCCGTGGGCGAGGGCATC encodes:
- a CDS encoding BamA/TamA family outer membrane protein is translated as MALPAAAQNTPSREIMDQAQSVQAGEPEPAPDAALPPPSTKPDLVIAPIPLSNPAMGTGLAGAAVLYYNPNGSSRPWVSGFGGGYTSTDSWGLGASHNMTLADDRLRFQGWAGYGVANLRFYGIGANAGASNLSIKLRDKAFAAMIDTQYQIFSKGFLRHLSFGARLYYLDMNARVSLPLPNHPNLTPPAIERHSQIAMLGPSFTFDSRNNPVDPRKGVYTTGSLTYGADWLGSDFTHHKLQIAGNGYFPLGRETVLVVRKTLCEASDGAPYYDLCLYGQNGDLRGYETGRYRDRASWALQGEVRQHLFGKIGMVAFGGIGGIARSGKDIWKHTKMLPAGGFGLRYLASKEANVNLRADIAWGKDGAAFYFGIAEAF
- a CDS encoding porin family protein; translated protein: MAMRGVTLLSVMTLGVAGHARAEEVPPVPIITQVATSADPVSGTADTPMPVAPAEGAVEPPPERRTYPLLPIGGRAAIERGYHIQRALGASGMLIHNVQHMNSRNLAVAIAKGDDPPEGASLLQVPFVTTTEMESRTSNSEFKADVWLFPFLNLFAGIGKVKGHVDVGVDIDLDAFVPFPFCRPAKPCGHSQLPFKADVDNISFTFGSILGYGSNSWFAALSLAKTISVAKKDRSDMRMTNIAARAGPRVSLGGDTILTPYVGANYFDMDVTVSGLVRSGPLFEDGDGVGLRYKVDLSSRRPWAGIAGANLELSSHWAMQAEYNLGQESNRFVLSLTFRP
- a CDS encoding HIT family protein gives rise to the protein MNATIAKFGWPATLVAEFDHWVVLLRPAQPTLGSLVLAAKSDATAFGDLPGAAHAELKTVTAAIEAALTSAVGYAKINYLMLMMVDPHVHFHVIPRYDGERSAAGLTITDAGWPGQPDLGSAVKIDSEADTALRNWLKGHFAL
- a CDS encoding CDP-alcohol phosphatidyltransferase family protein, producing the protein MMQTISTTLGPVRLLGENATPIWGMSNAERNRRMAESAAKNGSTLAPGHELVFNLAYAFDPLLLRLVLETPGTMFAWAGQPIVGQVPAGSDPMQASNLIDLSDGRKLYNRQLRKLEQPMVRELVPQTRKAIERQSYFGAYKGVTDLLTKYLWPELALILTRIAAQLKMTPNMVSVIGVTLCLVATFLFAKGLFWTGFLCGFIFMVLDTVDGKLARCTITSSKWGNVIDHGVDLVHPPFWWYFWGTGLTYWGLGLSAGTFTFIMTAVIAGYILQRLIEGMFLKDFKMDIHVWRRFDSQFRLITARRNPNMVILFVALLFGRPDIGLIALAWWTILSLVVHAVRLAQAYIVHRSGRPIVSWMDEAEAAA
- a CDS encoding succinate dehydrogenase iron-sulfur subunit; translation: MAEFALPKNSKISGKGVTHKAPEGATNVRSFKVYRYDPDSGENPRYDTFEIDLDNCGPMVLDALLKIKNEYDSTLTFRRSCREGICGSCSMNMNGKNGLACTTAIDECAGKQVQITPLPHMDVIKDLVPDFTHFYAQYNSIKPWLQTVSPAPSGKERLQSPADREKLDGLYECILCACCSTSCPSYWWNSDKFLGPAILLQAYRWLADSRDEFTGERLDELEDPFRLYRCHTIMNCANVCPKGLSPAKAIAETKKMMVERQL
- a CDS encoding PaaI family thioesterase gives rise to the protein MTSDGVAGGRPLNEGKWSGWTAWHDPHPDTFLQAIGRGYMRGLGEKKAHVALETRTSHRNRLDTLHGGFLAAFADHAYFGALWAMGHQGQVNGVTIDLSMQYLGAGKVGPDLLAEVELLRETGRLMFLRMLITQEGEPVAASTATLRKAPKAQ
- the zapE gene encoding cell division protein ZapE yields the protein MTSVIARYDALVAAGELRPDPDQRAAAVRLDQLQHDLEATPARGSTLWKLLRKQPEPPRGLYMWGGVGRGKSMLMDLFFDTVHVQRKKRAHFHEFMLDVHARLAEARKSESGDPIPPVVESLAEEARLLCFDEMVVNNMADAAIMSRLFTGLLEKRVTIVTTSNREPDELYKNGLNRQLFLPFIDLIKAKLDVMTLNGPVDYRRDRLGDSKLWHVPNGPEATRALSEAFFRLTDFSVEDRAKVPSEEIVVQGGRTMHVPKSLKGVAVFSFKRLCVEARGAPDYLAIARKYHTVIIVGIPVLGPEKRNEAARFVTLIDSLYEYKVKLLASADAEPMRLYPEGDGAFEFERTVSRLMEMQSDDYLALGHGPK